The genomic region TTCGAGAGCTAATCAGAGTTAAAAATCGAGAACTTTTTCGAAAGGAGCTTGGAACTTTTGATATTGAGATTTCTCTAAAAGACTTAGAAAAATTGAGAAGAAATGAATAATCTGGTAATAGTGGATACTTCAGCGTGGATTTTTGCTTTGAGAAAAAATTATAATCTAAAAATAAAAAATAGGATTGAACAATTGCTAAGGGATAATGAAATTGCTATTATTCCCATTATAAAGCTCGAACTTCTGGCTGGTACAAGAACTGAGAAAGAGTTTTCTCGGTTAAAAATGAGATTGGATGCTCTAACGCAGGTTGAAATCGATGAGGAGAAATGGCAAGAAGCTTATAAAATAGCATTTCAATTAAGGAGAAAAGATATTGATATTCCTTTTATAGATATTATTATAATCTCTTGCGCTAAAATAGTAGGAGCTCTGATAGTTCATGCGGATAAACATTTTGACCTTGTAGGAAAATATATAGATCTAAAATTACAAAGTTATGCATCCGAATTAATTTAATTAACTCAATTCATGGAATTAAATTTAATCTAAAATTCTTTATTCATTTTTCCTATGTCATAAAAATGCAAAAAATAAGATCTGACCCCAATTTTTGCATGGCGAGGAGAGCTGAGCGAAGGGGATGGTTGGCCTCTTCGGTACAAAACAGACAGCCCAATAATTGTTGACGGATAAAGTGTAAAATAATAAACTAAATCTTCCTGAGGAAGGAGAAGCGTAATGGAAAAGGTAGAATTTGGAATCATAGGTGGAAGCGGGTTCTATCAAATCGATGGGTTAACTGATTTAAAGGAGGTAAAATTAGAGACGCCCTTTGGCTCTCCATCTGACTCTTACTTTATTGGAACTCTTGAAGGAAGAAAGGTTGCTTTTCTTTCAAGACATGGAAGAGGACATAAACATATCCCCTCAGATGTTAATTTCAGAGCAAACATCTATGGGTTTAAAATGTTAGGAACAGAAAGAATAATATCCATGAGTGCCGTTGGCTCTATGAAAGAAGAAATAAAAATTCTCGATATTGTAATAATCGACCAGTATATTGACAGAACTTACAGAAGACAGAACACCTTTTTTGGAAATGGAATTGCAGGTCATATAAGTT from Acidobacteriota bacterium harbors:
- a CDS encoding type II toxin-antitoxin system VapB family antitoxin — encoded protein: MNKTTVVINEKLLESAIKIAGVKSKREAIEAGLRELIRVKNRELFRKELGTFDIEISLKDLEKLRRNE
- a CDS encoding PIN domain-containing protein, producing MNNLVIVDTSAWIFALRKNYNLKIKNRIEQLLRDNEIAIIPIIKLELLAGTRTEKEFSRLKMRLDALTQVEIDEEKWQEAYKIAFQLRRKDIDIPFIDIIIISCAKIVGALIVHADKHFDLVGKYIDLKLQSYASELI